In Oligoflexia bacterium, the following are encoded in one genomic region:
- a CDS encoding dipeptide ABC transporter ATP-binding protein, translating to MSENILKVEDLKVHFKLRQKGIFGSEVQTVKAVDGVSFEVKKGETLGLVGESGCGKSTLGRAILQLIQPTSGKVFFENQEITAMKNLQKMRRKMQIIFQDPYASLNPRMTVESIISEPLKTFNVAQGSELTRKVQELMEMVGLRPQYIRRYPHEFSGGQRQRIGIARAIALNPDLIIADEPISALDVSIQAQILNLMQDLQKELNLTYVFIAHDLAAVRHISDRVAVMYLGKLAEIGTADEIIKNPQHPYTKALISAIPIPDPQVEKNKQKTVLQGDVPSPLNPPKGCRFHTRCPIAKDVCKQEIPLLEHKVQRMVACHLV from the coding sequence ATGAGTGAAAATATTTTAAAAGTTGAAGATCTTAAAGTACATTTTAAACTAAGACAAAAAGGTATATTTGGGTCTGAAGTACAAACTGTGAAAGCTGTGGATGGGGTAAGTTTTGAAGTAAAAAAAGGAGAGACTTTAGGCTTAGTAGGCGAAAGTGGTTGCGGTAAATCAACATTGGGACGTGCTATTTTGCAGTTGATTCAACCAACATCCGGCAAAGTATTTTTTGAAAATCAAGAAATTACCGCTATGAAAAATTTGCAAAAAATGCGTAGGAAGATGCAAATTATTTTCCAAGATCCATATGCTTCTTTAAATCCTAGAATGACGGTTGAAAGTATTATCTCAGAACCACTAAAGACATTCAATGTAGCACAAGGTTCAGAACTAACCAGAAAAGTGCAAGAGTTGATGGAAATGGTGGGCTTAAGACCTCAGTATATCAGACGCTATCCGCATGAATTTTCTGGTGGTCAACGCCAAAGAATCGGGATTGCTAGAGCCATTGCGCTTAATCCAGATTTGATTATTGCGGATGAACCGATCAGTGCTTTAGATGTATCCATTCAAGCCCAGATTTTAAATCTAATGCAAGATTTGCAAAAAGAATTAAATTTAACCTATGTTTTTATTGCGCATGATTTGGCTGCGGTTAGACATATCAGTGATAGAGTTGCCGTGATGTATCTTGGTAAATTGGCTGAAATAGGAACTGCGGATGAAATTATTAAAAATCCACAGCATCCTTATACCAAAGCTTTGATTTCAGCAATTCCAATTCCAGATCCACAAGTTGAAAAAAATAAACAAAAAACTGTTTTGCAAGGGGATGTGCCAAGCCCATTAAACCCACCCAAAGGCTGTAGGTTTCATACGCGATGTCCAATTGCCAAAGATGTGTGCAAACAAGAAATACCTTTATTAGAGCATAAAGTACAACGTATGGTTGCTTGTCATCTTGTGTAA
- a CDS encoding alpha/beta fold hydrolase gives MLTQTNDVTFTNIQEQTLSAKIDLPLITPPRSYALFIHCFTCSKDIAIAARISKELADKGIATLRFDFTGLGESQGDFSKTNFSSNLQDLQSAVDFMQAHYQSPSLIIGHSLGGTAVLALAHKLPHLKAMVCIGAPSHPSHLKKHLEQQDGHYTFNLGQKPFVLCNQFMHDIQNIDLEHLAPQHKVHSLILHSPIDNIVSIKHAQTLYEKLKHPKSFISLDQADHLLSKKEDALYVGQLIASWFDRHLPIDNTKLDIEHGTVIVEELKQTLTQKISTSSHTIIADEPQNLGGKDLGLNPYDLLLASLGACTSMTLRMYARHKQINLNSIKVELKHEKIHAKDCQDCKTKTGKIDFIQRKIYLEGNLSPEQKQRFLEIANRCPVHKTLHSENKITTELA, from the coding sequence ATGTTGACGCAAACAAATGACGTAACCTTTACCAACATACAAGAACAAACCCTCAGTGCAAAAATCGATTTACCGCTTATCACTCCTCCGCGCAGTTATGCACTTTTTATCCATTGCTTCACTTGCTCTAAAGATATTGCGATAGCCGCTAGAATATCTAAAGAGCTTGCTGACAAAGGCATAGCCACTTTACGTTTTGATTTTACAGGCTTGGGTGAAAGCCAAGGTGATTTTTCAAAAACTAATTTCAGTTCTAATCTACAAGATTTACAGTCCGCTGTAGATTTTATGCAGGCACACTACCAGAGTCCTTCTTTAATTATTGGTCATAGTTTAGGCGGAACAGCTGTATTGGCTCTAGCCCATAAACTTCCGCACCTTAAAGCCATGGTCTGTATTGGAGCACCAAGTCACCCCTCTCATCTAAAAAAACATCTTGAACAGCAAGATGGGCATTATACGTTTAATCTGGGACAAAAACCTTTTGTACTTTGTAATCAATTCATGCATGACATTCAAAACATTGATTTGGAACACCTTGCTCCTCAGCATAAAGTACATAGCTTAATTTTACATTCACCCATTGATAACATTGTTAGTATTAAACATGCACAAACACTTTATGAAAAACTCAAGCATCCCAAGAGTTTTATAAGCTTAGACCAAGCAGATCATTTACTCAGCAAAAAAGAAGATGCCCTCTACGTTGGACAACTTATTGCCAGTTGGTTTGATCGCCATTTACCTATAGACAATACAAAGCTTGATATTGAACATGGAACAGTTATTGTCGAGGAACTCAAACAAACGCTGACCCAAAAAATAAGTACTTCCTCTCATACAATTATTGCTGATGAACCTCAAAACCTTGGAGGAAAAGATCTTGGCCTTAATCCTTATGACTTGCTTTTAGCATCTTTAGGTGCTTGCACTTCCATGACGTTAAGAATGTATGCTCGTCATAAACAAATTAACCTAAACTCTATTAAAGTTGAGCTAAAACATGAAAAAATCCATGCCAAAGATTGTCAAGATTGCAAAACCAAAACAGGAAAAATTGATTTTATTCAAAGAAAAATTTATCTTGAAGGCAACCTAAGTCCAGAACAAAAACAACGTTTTTTAGAAATAGCCAATCGCTGTCCAGTCCATAAAACTTTGCACAGTGAAAACAAAATTACCACCGAGCTAGCTTAA